CTTGCCGGTGGCGAGCGGGGTGGCGGCGGCGCCCTCGCGCCAGCCGGTCAGGGTGAGCGTGACCTCACGGTCGTCCTCGCTGGCCAGCTCGATCCGGAAGACCTTGTCGCCCAGCGGAAGCTCGTTGAGATGACGGAAAGCCAAGGCGGAACCCCCAGGTGTCGTGCCGGGAACGCACCTTGGGGGTGCGTCCCGAACAACTACATTCTCTCCTCCGGCACTGACAATTCCGGGGCTCCAACAGCCTTGCCGAGCAGGGGAATTAGCCCTTTTCCAGGTACTCCGCGCGGTCCTCGTCGAGCAGGCTCTCCAGGGCGGTGCGCAGCTCCGGATGAGCGGCCAGCGTCGGGTCCTCGGCGACCAGCTTGGCGGCCTCCTCGCGGGCGGTCGCGATGACCTCCTCGTCGTCCAGCACCGAGAGCACCTTGAGCGAGGACTTCACCCCGGACTGCGCCTGGCCGAGCACGTCGCCCTCGCGGCGCTGCTCCAGGTCGATCCGGGACAGCTCGAAGCCGTCCAGGGTGCCGGCCACCGCGTCCAGCCGGGCCCGGGCCGCGCTGGCCGCGGGCATGTCGCTGACCAGCAGGCAGAGCCCGGGGGCCGAGCCGCGGCCGACCCGGCCGCGCAGCTGGTGCAGCTGGGAGACGCCGAACCGGTCGGCGTCCAGGATCACCATCGCGGTCGAGTTGGGGACGTTTACGCCGACCTCGATCACCGTGGTGGCGACCAGCACGTCGACCTGCCCGGCCGCGAACCGGCGCATCACGTCGTCCTTGGCCTCCGGCGTCAGCCGCCCGTGCAGGATCTCCACCCGCAGCCCGGCCAGCGGCCCCTTGGTGAGCATCTCGGCGGTCTCCACCACCGAGAGTGGCGGCCGCTTCTCGTCGCTCGCGGCGCCGAGGTCCTCCGGGTCGTCCGTCACCGCCTTGCGCTTCTTCTTCCCCGGCGCGTCCGGCGGCTCGTCGCCGATCCGGGGGCAGACCACGTACGCCTGGTGGCCCTTGCCGACCTCCTCGCGGACCCGCTCCCAGGCCCGGGCCAGGAAGTTGGGCTTCTCCACGGCGGGCACCACATGGGTGGAGATCGGCGAACGCCCGGCCGGCAGCTGGTCCAGCACCGAGGTCTCCAGGTCGCCGAAGACCGTCATCGCCACCGTGCGCGGGATCGGCGTGGCCGTCATCACCAGCAGGTGCGGCGGCTGCTCCCCCTTGGCCCGCAGCGCGTCCCGCTGCTCGACGCCGAACCGGTGCTGCTCGTCCACCACCACCAGGCCGAGGTCCTGGAACTGCACCTTGTCCTCGATCAGCGCGTGCGTCCCGATCGCGATCCCGGCGTCCCCGCAGGCCATGTCGAGCATCGCCTGCCGCCGCGCGGCCGTCCCCATCGACCCGGTCAGCAGCACCACCTTCGTCCCCAGGTCGGAGCCGCCCAGCATGCCGCCCTCCGCCAAGTCCCCCATCATCTCGACGATCGACCGGTGGTGCTGCTGCGCCAGCACCTCGGTCGGCGCCAGCAGCACCGCCTGCCCACCCGCGTCCACCACGGCCAGCATGGCCCGCAGCGCCACCATGGTCTTTCCAGAACCGACCTCGCCCTGGAGCAGGCGGTGCATCGGGTGTTCGGTGGCCAGGTCAGTGAAGATCTCGGCGGAGACGGTCTTCTGTCCGTCCGTCAGCTCGAACGGGAGGCGGGCGTCGAAGGCGTCCAGCAGGCCGTCGGGGACGGGCTTGCGGGCGATGGCGGGGAGGGCGGAGTCGGCGGCCCGGCGCTGGGCCAGGGCAACCTGGAGGACGAAGGCCTCGTCCCAGCGCAGGCGGTCCTGGGCGCGCTCCTTGTCGGCCTGGTTGCGCGGGCGGTGGATCAGCTCCAGGGCCTCGGGGAGCGGGATCAGCTCGTGCTTCTCCCGCAGCTCGGCGGGGAGCGGTTCGCCGACGTCGGCGAGGTGCTTGTCGAGGGCCACCTCGACGCAGAGCGAGAGCTTCCAGCTGGGCATCTGGGCGCTCGCGGGGTAGACCGGGATCAGCCGTCCGGCGAACTTGTCGGCCTCCGGGGCGCCGTCCTCGGCGTCGATCAACTGGTAGTCGGGCGAGGCGAGTTGGCGCTTGCCGTTGAAGACGCCGACCTTGCCGGCGAACAGGCCCTGGGAGCCGGTGCGGAGGTCCTTCTGCCGCCAGCCCTGGTTGAAGAAGACCAGGCTGAGCCGCCCGCGCCCGTCGGTGACCACCACTTCGAGGCGGTCGCCCTTGCGGGCCTTGAACGGGATCAGGGTGACCTTCTCGATCCGGGCCAGCACGGTGACGTGCTCGTCCACCTCGAGGTCGTCCAGGCTGGTGAGCTGGCCGCGTTCCACGTACCGCCGGGGGTAGTGGTGCAGCAGGTCGCCGACCGTGCGCAGCTTGAGGCTGTCGGCCAGCACCTTGGCGGTGCGGTCGCCGACCAGCTTGGTCAGAGATTCATCGAGAGCGCCCATCGGACCTATTGGACACCACGGGGGCGACAGCCCGGATCACTCCACCCCGATCAGCAGGGTGGCCGACTGCTGGCGGCCGTCGTAGACCACGGTGTCGACCTCGGGGCGCTGCCGGCGGGCGTGCGCGACCAGCCGGTCGGCCAGCTCGGCGGGGGCGCCCTCGCCGAGCACCAGGGTGACCAGTTCGCCGCCGGCCGCGAGCATCCTGCCGAGCAGTTCCTCGCCGATGGCGACCAGGTCGGCGCCGATCACCACCACGTCGCCGTCGATCAGGCCGAGCACGTCCCCGGCCTGGCAGACCCCGGCCATGGTCCAGGACTCACCCTCGGCGACCGCGAGTTCGGCGTACCGGGTGGCCCCGGCGGCCGAGGTCATCGCGACCACGTCCTCGTCGAACCGGCGGGCGGGCTCGTGCACGGCCAGCGCGGCCAGGCCCTGGACCGGCGAGCGGGTGGGCAGCACCGCGATCCGTACGCCGTCCTGCCGGAGCTGGTCGGCGGCGGCTCCGGCGGCGGCGCGCAGCTCGGGGTCGTTGAGCAGCAGGATCACCTCGCGCGCGGCGCAGCGGCGGACGGCGGTGACCAGTTCGGCGCTGGCGGGCGGCCGGTCCGGGTCGGCGTGCAGGACGTGGGCGCCGGCCTGTTCGCAGAGTTCGGCCAGTCCGGCGCCGGTGACCACGCTGAGCACGGCCCGGCCCGCGGTGGTCTCCCGGTCGCGCTCCCCGGCCCGGGCGGCG
This genomic interval from Kitasatospora gansuensis contains the following:
- the recG gene encoding ATP-dependent DNA helicase RecG — encoded protein: MGALDESLTKLVGDRTAKVLADSLKLRTVGDLLHHYPRRYVERGQLTSLDDLEVDEHVTVLARIEKVTLIPFKARKGDRLEVVVTDGRGRLSLVFFNQGWRQKDLRTGSQGLFAGKVGVFNGKRQLASPDYQLIDAEDGAPEADKFAGRLIPVYPASAQMPSWKLSLCVEVALDKHLADVGEPLPAELREKHELIPLPEALELIHRPRNQADKERAQDRLRWDEAFVLQVALAQRRAADSALPAIARKPVPDGLLDAFDARLPFELTDGQKTVSAEIFTDLATEHPMHRLLQGEVGSGKTMVALRAMLAVVDAGGQAVLLAPTEVLAQQHHRSIVEMMGDLAEGGMLGGSDLGTKVVLLTGSMGTAARRQAMLDMACGDAGIAIGTHALIEDKVQFQDLGLVVVDEQHRFGVEQRDALRAKGEQPPHLLVMTATPIPRTVAMTVFGDLETSVLDQLPAGRSPISTHVVPAVEKPNFLARAWERVREEVGKGHQAYVVCPRIGDEPPDAPGKKKRKAVTDDPEDLGAASDEKRPPLSVVETAEMLTKGPLAGLRVEILHGRLTPEAKDDVMRRFAAGQVDVLVATTVIEVGVNVPNSTAMVILDADRFGVSQLHQLRGRVGRGSAPGLCLLVSDMPAASAARARLDAVAGTLDGFELSRIDLEQRREGDVLGQAQSGVKSSLKVLSVLDDEEVIATAREEAAKLVAEDPTLAAHPELRTALESLLDEDRAEYLEKG